The following coding sequences lie in one Sinorhizobium fredii USDA 257 genomic window:
- a CDS encoding glycosyltransferase family 4 protein, translating to MKIAFYAPLKPPDHPVPSGDRQMARMLIEALKLCGHDVQIASPLRAFSREAFDAAYLDLRKQADEEIVRLRRTWTEEGPPDTWFCYHPYYKAPDLIGPALAAEFSIPYVTAESSYSSRRNEGARTLAQDAVAAGVRQAAVNICFTERDRKGLEEAIPEGRYAMLPPFIDVGRFQAIPATKPADARLIAVAMMRPGDKMDSYRMLAAALQLVVDIPWTLTIVGDGSARAQVQGVFAGLPAERLDWAGENAPETVAGLLFGSDLYVWPGCGEAYGLSYLEAQAAGLPVVAQATAGVPEVVRHGQTGLLTAAGDIALFAEAIRRFLTDGALRAEFGKWARRFVLEERSLTAAAQRLEAIFDAFMRRVG from the coding sequence ATGAAGATCGCCTTCTACGCGCCACTGAAGCCCCCGGATCATCCCGTCCCCTCTGGCGACAGGCAGATGGCACGCATGCTGATCGAAGCGCTCAAGCTGTGCGGACATGACGTCCAAATTGCATCGCCGCTGCGGGCCTTCTCGCGCGAAGCGTTCGACGCGGCTTATTTGGATTTGCGCAAGCAAGCGGACGAGGAAATCGTCCGTCTTCGTCGAACCTGGACCGAGGAGGGGCCGCCGGACACATGGTTCTGCTACCATCCCTATTACAAGGCCCCTGACCTCATCGGCCCCGCGCTCGCCGCCGAATTCTCCATTCCCTATGTGACGGCGGAAAGCTCCTATTCGTCGCGCCGCAACGAAGGGGCGAGGACGCTCGCTCAGGACGCGGTAGCGGCGGGTGTAAGGCAGGCGGCGGTGAACATCTGTTTCACCGAGCGTGATCGCAAAGGGCTGGAAGAGGCGATACCGGAGGGGCGCTATGCCATGCTGCCGCCGTTCATCGACGTCGGACGTTTTCAGGCAATCCCGGCGACGAAACCGGCCGACGCGCGCCTGATCGCGGTCGCCATGATGCGCCCGGGCGACAAGATGGACAGCTATCGGATGCTCGCGGCCGCACTGCAACTGGTCGTCGACATCCCCTGGACGCTGACCATCGTTGGCGACGGCTCAGCGCGCGCGCAGGTGCAGGGGGTGTTCGCCGGATTGCCGGCGGAGCGGCTGGATTGGGCCGGCGAGAATGCGCCCGAAACGGTGGCAGGCCTTCTCTTCGGTAGCGATCTCTATGTCTGGCCGGGGTGCGGCGAGGCCTACGGCCTCTCTTATCTGGAGGCGCAGGCGGCCGGCCTGCCGGTTGTGGCACAGGCGACCGCCGGGGTCCCCGAAGTCGTCAGACATGGGCAGACCGGGCTGTTGACGGCGGCGGGTGACATCGCTCTTTTTGCGGAAGCGATCCGGCGCTTTCTCACCGACGGTGCGTTGCGCGCCGAATTCGGCAAGTGGGCGCGCCGCTTTGTGCTCGAGGAGCGCTCGCTGACTGCTGCCGCTCAGCGACTGGAGGCGATTTTTGACGCCTTTATGAGGAGGGTTGGATGA
- a CDS encoding polysaccharide deacetylase family protein produces MNTGSIWQALIDRLDQMQDAGQNVDFWLRDDDAIEPTAALHRLLEVTERFSVPLTLAVIPAHTDERLERCLAGRRDISIAVHGWSHENHAPAGEKRQELGGHRPGGKVSEELRTGYTRLRALFPASFVPLLVPPWNRIDTEVVAGLGAIGFRALSVFGPEASGKAAALLRPELQIINTHVDVIDWRGTRGCRDHAQIVRDILTRVEQVAKGEGSVGILTHHLVHDENVWAFLSKLFEITATHPASRWRKVSDLIGR; encoded by the coding sequence ATGAATACTGGGTCCATCTGGCAAGCGCTTATCGACAGGCTCGACCAAATGCAGGACGCCGGTCAGAACGTCGATTTCTGGCTGCGCGACGATGATGCGATCGAACCGACGGCGGCGCTGCATCGATTGCTCGAAGTGACGGAGCGGTTTTCGGTGCCGCTGACCTTGGCGGTGATCCCGGCGCATACCGACGAGCGCCTCGAGCGCTGCCTCGCCGGCCGCCGTGATATCAGCATTGCCGTTCATGGCTGGTCGCACGAAAACCATGCGCCGGCGGGAGAGAAGCGCCAGGAACTCGGCGGCCACCGTCCCGGCGGTAAGGTATCCGAAGAACTGCGCACCGGATATACCCGTCTCAGGGCCCTCTTCCCCGCCTCCTTCGTACCGCTGCTCGTTCCGCCGTGGAACAGAATCGATACCGAAGTCGTCGCGGGGCTGGGCGCCATTGGGTTCAGGGCGCTGTCCGTCTTTGGGCCGGAGGCGAGCGGCAAGGCTGCCGCTCTTCTTCGACCGGAGCTACAGATCATCAACACGCATGTGGACGTCATCGATTGGCGCGGGACGCGCGGTTGCCGCGATCATGCGCAGATCGTTCGAGACATTCTCACCAGAGTGGAGCAAGTGGCCAAGGGCGAGGGATCGGTCGGCATCCTCACGCATCATCTCGTCCATGACGAGAATGTCTGGGCGTTTCTGTCGAAGCTGTTCGAGATCACTGCCACTCATCCGGCCAGCCGCTGGCGGAAGGTGTCCGATCTCATAGGTCGATGA
- a CDS encoding MBL fold metallo-hydrolase — MRDDIFRVKFWGVRGSLPVSGEQFLRYGGNTPCIEVRCGAEVLIFDAGSGLREAGLSLMSESVSEFDVFFTHSHYDHIIGLPYFKPIYRCSSAVRFWSGHLHGKMSTAEMINDFMRPPWFPVGPGICQASLDTLDFRPGETLSPRKDVSIRTMSLVHPGGCVGYRVDWGGRAVALIYDTEHEPGILDRELLDFIAGADLLVYDCTYLESEMAAYRGYGHSTGIHGSRLAMAAGIPRLAMFHHDPSRTDAALAAIEQEVQTFFAGAFAARDHQVIDL, encoded by the coding sequence ATGCGGGACGACATCTTTCGAGTGAAGTTTTGGGGCGTAAGGGGCAGTCTGCCGGTGTCCGGTGAGCAGTTCCTGCGCTATGGAGGCAATACGCCCTGCATCGAAGTCCGTTGCGGCGCCGAGGTGCTGATCTTCGACGCCGGTTCGGGATTGCGTGAGGCCGGTCTGTCGCTGATGTCGGAGAGCGTCTCCGAATTCGACGTCTTCTTCACCCACAGCCATTATGACCACATTATCGGCCTACCCTATTTCAAGCCGATCTACCGCTGTAGCTCGGCGGTCCGCTTCTGGTCCGGCCACCTCCACGGCAAGATGTCCACGGCGGAGATGATCAATGACTTCATGCGACCACCGTGGTTCCCGGTGGGCCCGGGCATCTGTCAGGCGAGCCTCGACACCCTCGACTTCCGCCCGGGCGAGACGCTTTCGCCGCGCAAGGACGTCTCGATCCGCACCATGAGCCTTGTCCACCCGGGCGGCTGCGTCGGCTACAGGGTCGATTGGGGTGGCCGCGCCGTCGCTCTCATCTACGACACCGAGCACGAGCCGGGAATTCTCGATCGTGAGCTCCTCGACTTCATCGCCGGCGCCGACCTGCTGGTTTACGACTGCACCTATCTCGAATCGGAGATGGCGGCCTATCGCGGCTATGGGCATTCGACCGGGATCCACGGCTCGCGCTTGGCGATGGCCGCCGGCATTCCGCGCCTTGCCATGTTCCACCACGACCCCTCCCGCACCGACGCGGCGCTTGCGGCAATAGAACAGGAAGTGCAGACATTCTTTGCGGGCGCCTTTGCGGCCCGCGACCACCAGGTCATCGACCTATGA
- a CDS encoding DUF3095 domain-containing protein has protein sequence MAQPADMRFYESLPLFEEFEGVADDANYRPLPEGWSLAIADIVDSTGAIADGRYKSVNMAGASVISALMNALEERNLPFVFGGDGALAVIPAALAAKARTALAAAKTWVAEELGLELRAALVPVADIRARGLDMRVARFKTSEEVSYAMFSGGGASWAEAEMKAGRYQIDAAAPGTRPDLTGLSCRWNPIDSHHGAIVSIIAVPGERGNGPEFQALIADIVALAEGEERGGHPVPENGPEPRLSMRGVTMESRAIASTGRRVLVWPWIALQSLLLFVCFKIGLNIGSFDVTQYKHDLANNSDFRKFDDGLKMTIDVGAGRLKQIEERLKRGAEEGVCRYGLHRQDSALMTCIVPSPMSRDHMHFIDGAAGGYAMAAKNLKETRADDGPQARAITP, from the coding sequence ATGGCGCAGCCAGCCGACATGCGGTTTTACGAGAGCCTGCCGCTCTTCGAAGAGTTCGAAGGCGTGGCCGACGATGCGAATTACAGGCCCCTGCCGGAAGGTTGGTCGCTGGCGATTGCCGACATCGTCGATTCGACCGGGGCAATTGCCGACGGGCGATATAAAAGCGTCAACATGGCTGGCGCCAGCGTGATCTCGGCCCTCATGAACGCGCTGGAGGAAAGAAACCTGCCGTTCGTCTTCGGCGGCGACGGGGCGCTCGCCGTCATACCCGCGGCCTTGGCGGCAAAGGCGCGCACGGCGCTCGCCGCGGCAAAGACCTGGGTGGCGGAAGAGCTCGGCCTCGAGCTCCGGGCCGCGCTCGTTCCGGTCGCCGACATTCGCGCCAGAGGTCTGGATATGCGCGTCGCCCGCTTCAAGACGAGCGAAGAGGTTTCCTACGCGATGTTCTCGGGCGGTGGCGCAAGCTGGGCGGAAGCGGAGATGAAGGCGGGACGCTACCAGATCGACGCCGCAGCGCCGGGGACCAGGCCTGACCTGACCGGACTCTCCTGCCGCTGGAATCCGATCGACTCCCACCACGGCGCCATCGTGTCGATCATTGCGGTACCCGGCGAGCGTGGCAACGGACCGGAATTCCAGGCCCTGATCGCCGATATCGTGGCGCTCGCCGAGGGCGAAGAGCGGGGCGGCCATCCCGTTCCGGAGAACGGTCCCGAGCCTCGCCTTTCGATGCGCGGCGTCACCATGGAATCGCGCGCCATCGCCTCAACGGGCAGACGCGTGCTGGTCTGGCCATGGATAGCGTTGCAGAGCTTGCTTCTGTTTGTGTGCTTCAAGATCGGGCTCAATATCGGCAGTTTCGACGTCACGCAGTACAAGCACGATCTCGCCAACAATTCCGACTTCCGCAAGTTCGACGACGGCCTGAAGATGACGATCGATGTCGGCGCCGGCCGGCTGAAGCAGATCGAGGAGCGATTGAAGCGGGGCGCTGAAGAGGGCGTTTGCCGCTACGGGCTGCATCGGCAGGATTCCGCCTTGATGACCTGCATCGTCCCGTCCCCGATGAGCCGCGATCACATGCATTTCATCGACGGCGCGGCCGGCGGCTACGCCATGGCGGCAAAGAACCTCAAGGAAACGCGTGCAGACGACGGGCCGCAGGCCCGCGCGATCACGCCTTGA
- a CDS encoding nucleotide sugar dehydrogenase codes for MTSPHHDRLLESISARTARVGVIGLGYVGLPLAIAVARSGFPVTGFDIDPAKIVALDGGRSYIEAVSDDALSREAAAGRFRSTTDFAALGRCDVIVICVPTPLTRHRDPDLSFVEKTSRSIAACLRPGQLVVLESTTYPGTTDGVVRSILEETGLKSGEDFFLGFSPEREDPGNRNFETASIPKVVAGDGPLAAALMERFYAAVVETVVPVSSNATAEAVKLTENIFRAVNIALVNELKVVYEAMGIDVWEVIEAAKTKPFGYMPFYPGPGLGGHCIPIDPFYLTWKSREYELPTRFIELAGEINSAMPRHVVTRLAEALDRRQGKALSRSNVLVMGLAYKKNVPDIRESPSLRLIELIEERGGRAAFYDPHVEEIPSTREHLALKGRRSIAFDEKTVRSFDAVLIATDHDAVDYAALCDWAPLIVDTRNVFARRRLAADHIVKA; via the coding sequence TTGACCTCCCCTCATCACGACAGGCTCCTCGAATCGATCTCCGCGCGTACCGCCAGGGTCGGTGTCATCGGCCTGGGCTATGTCGGCCTGCCTCTTGCCATCGCGGTTGCGCGCTCAGGTTTCCCGGTCACCGGTTTCGACATCGATCCGGCAAAGATCGTCGCGCTCGACGGCGGCCGTTCCTATATCGAAGCCGTCTCGGACGATGCGCTCAGCCGGGAGGCCGCGGCCGGGCGCTTTCGCTCGACGACGGACTTCGCCGCGCTCGGTCGTTGCGACGTGATCGTCATCTGCGTGCCGACGCCGCTCACCAGACATCGCGACCCCGACCTTTCCTTCGTGGAAAAGACCTCCCGCTCGATCGCGGCCTGCCTGCGGCCGGGCCAGCTCGTCGTTCTCGAGTCGACCACCTATCCCGGGACGACGGACGGTGTCGTCCGTTCGATCTTGGAAGAGACGGGCCTGAAATCGGGCGAGGACTTCTTCCTCGGCTTTTCACCGGAGCGGGAGGATCCCGGCAACCGGAATTTCGAGACGGCGAGCATCCCCAAGGTCGTGGCCGGCGACGGGCCGCTTGCAGCAGCGTTGATGGAACGCTTCTACGCCGCCGTGGTCGAGACGGTCGTGCCGGTCTCCTCGAACGCGACGGCCGAGGCGGTGAAGCTCACGGAGAACATCTTCCGGGCGGTCAATATCGCCCTCGTCAACGAGCTCAAGGTTGTCTACGAGGCAATGGGCATCGATGTCTGGGAAGTCATCGAGGCGGCAAAGACGAAGCCGTTCGGCTACATGCCGTTTTATCCCGGCCCCGGACTTGGCGGACATTGCATCCCCATCGACCCCTTCTATCTCACATGGAAGTCGCGCGAATACGAGCTGCCGACCCGTTTCATCGAGCTCGCGGGGGAGATCAACTCGGCCATGCCACGCCATGTAGTGACGCGGCTTGCCGAGGCGCTTGACCGGAGACAGGGCAAGGCGCTCAGCCGCTCGAACGTGCTGGTCATGGGCCTCGCCTACAAGAAGAACGTGCCGGACATTCGCGAAAGCCCCTCGCTCAGGCTGATCGAACTCATCGAGGAACGCGGCGGCCGGGCGGCGTTTTACGATCCGCATGTCGAGGAAATTCCCTCAACCCGGGAGCACCTTGCGCTCAAGGGCCGCCGGTCGATCGCATTCGACGAAAAGACCGTGCGCAGCTTCGACGCGGTGCTCATCGCGACGGACCATGACGCCGTCGATTACGCCGCACTTTGCGATTGGGCACCGCTGATCGTCGATACGCGCAATGTCTTCGCACGCCGCCGCCTGGCAGCCGATCACATCGTCAAGGCGTGA
- a CDS encoding adenylate/guanylate cyclase domain-containing protein, producing MSTINDKVSEILLDKVADWLMRTSLSDESLETIVRGFCERLAAAGLPLMRVHLSFSMLHPLYDALGFTWWRGRGVEVSGLRHEELALNPDRFLRSPYYYLLSNNLDHVRRRIDPARPSEFPIFDELREQGATDYIAFMQPLGAVSEHGMVGSWTTDRHGGFSDDVIAALLRLQNHLAIAAKVAVLGKLADNMLTTYLGANAGRRVLSGQVRRGDGETVRAVLVMADMRDSTVLAEREGRQAYIETLNGFFDAIATPFNRHGGQILSFVGDGFIAVYPCGRHKEPSELASREAFAAVGTARARVAALNAERKRQGREPIGYGVGLHIGNVMFGNVGLRDRLTFSVFGSAVNEVQRLQNLTKKYGHNVVASEAFVNYCGGDWLTLGQERLRGVRQKFTVLYPKDAALAAIAQERAEDQTEDGLSEAEHVMLLYRNKIGPPGPRGLIDKMLQ from the coding sequence ATGAGTACGATCAACGACAAAGTTTCCGAAATCCTCCTGGACAAGGTCGCGGATTGGCTGATGCGGACGTCCCTCAGCGACGAATCGCTCGAGACGATTGTGCGGGGCTTCTGCGAGCGCCTGGCGGCGGCCGGCCTGCCTCTCATGCGCGTCCACCTGTCCTTTTCGATGCTTCATCCGCTTTACGACGCGCTCGGCTTCACCTGGTGGCGCGGCCGGGGCGTCGAGGTGAGCGGACTTCGCCACGAGGAATTGGCGCTCAATCCCGATCGTTTTCTCCGCAGCCCCTATTACTATCTGCTCAGCAACAACCTCGACCACGTGCGGCGACGCATCGATCCGGCGCGGCCTTCGGAGTTCCCGATCTTCGACGAACTCAGGGAACAGGGGGCGACCGACTATATCGCCTTCATGCAGCCGCTCGGCGCCGTCTCCGAGCATGGTATGGTCGGCTCCTGGACGACGGATCGTCACGGCGGTTTCAGCGACGACGTCATCGCCGCGTTGCTGAGGCTGCAGAACCATCTGGCGATTGCGGCCAAGGTCGCCGTGCTCGGCAAGCTCGCCGACAACATGTTGACCACCTATCTCGGCGCCAATGCCGGGCGACGGGTCCTCAGCGGCCAGGTCCGCCGGGGCGATGGCGAGACGGTTCGCGCTGTCCTCGTCATGGCCGACATGCGCGACTCGACCGTTCTTGCGGAAAGGGAGGGCCGGCAAGCCTATATCGAAACCCTGAACGGCTTCTTCGACGCGATCGCGACGCCGTTCAACCGCCATGGCGGGCAGATCCTGAGCTTCGTCGGCGATGGGTTCATCGCCGTCTATCCCTGCGGCCGGCACAAGGAACCTTCGGAACTGGCAAGCCGTGAGGCCTTCGCTGCCGTGGGCACGGCACGCGCCCGCGTCGCCGCCCTCAACGCCGAACGGAAAAGGCAGGGTCGCGAACCGATCGGCTATGGGGTCGGCCTCCACATAGGCAACGTCATGTTCGGCAATGTCGGACTGCGGGACCGGCTGACCTTCTCGGTTTTCGGCTCCGCCGTGAACGAGGTTCAGCGGCTGCAGAACCTGACGAAGAAATACGGCCACAACGTTGTTGCGAGCGAAGCTTTCGTCAATTATTGCGGCGGCGATTGGCTGACGCTCGGACAGGAGAGATTGCGCGGGGTGCGCCAGAAGTTCACCGTGCTCTATCCCAAGGACGCTGCCCTGGCCGCGATTGCGCAGGAACGCGCCGAGGATCAGACGGAGGATGGACTTTCCGAAGCGGAGCATGTCATGCTTCTCTATCGCAACAAGATCGGGCCGCCGGGGCCGCGCGGCCTGATCGACAAGATGCTGCAATGA
- a CDS encoding polysaccharide lyase, which translates to MFRVSLLAATLLVPSTANAQALQQQQPPPEQKLVDGFEGKDFAPEGGLYYRENFEQSAGTVEFQETVKRTGNGGLKLSVVPHCPTLNDGCSERAEIWEKTALRVPYDQGVWYGFAVKFEDPIPRGNHRYLIAQWKREIVPGADGDFSPFLALRMDLGKLFATVETNYQPPTSTGPEGTPARCGPGEVPAWGRPDVNQVRILVATDPNWTTQNGSLFNSCTKAVTVTNHGNPLPEPNSGWIDFAIFTKPGPDGSGHIELFANGKPIITVKGHIGHADKGLGENQYFKFGPYRAADTTDWTLYYDDFRRSSRCADVLTDGVCPFP; encoded by the coding sequence ATGTTTCGCGTAAGTTTGCTGGCCGCCACACTTCTCGTACCGAGCACCGCAAATGCTCAAGCACTGCAGCAACAACAACCGCCTCCGGAGCAGAAACTGGTCGACGGTTTCGAAGGTAAGGACTTTGCCCCGGAAGGCGGCCTCTATTATCGCGAGAATTTCGAGCAGAGCGCCGGTACCGTCGAGTTTCAGGAAACGGTCAAACGGACGGGAAATGGCGGGCTGAAGCTCAGCGTCGTGCCGCATTGCCCGACATTGAACGACGGCTGCAGCGAGCGGGCGGAAATCTGGGAAAAGACGGCCCTTCGCGTCCCCTATGACCAGGGCGTCTGGTACGGCTTTGCCGTCAAGTTTGAGGACCCCATTCCGAGAGGGAACCATCGTTACCTGATCGCGCAATGGAAGCGCGAGATCGTTCCTGGCGCCGACGGGGATTTCAGCCCGTTCCTGGCGCTGCGCATGGATCTCGGAAAGCTCTTCGCCACGGTTGAGACCAATTATCAGCCGCCGACTTCCACGGGACCGGAGGGCACGCCGGCCCGCTGCGGCCCGGGGGAGGTGCCTGCCTGGGGCCGGCCCGACGTCAACCAGGTGCGCATCCTGGTTGCCACGGATCCAAACTGGACGACGCAGAACGGCAGCCTTTTCAATTCCTGCACGAAGGCGGTGACGGTCACCAATCACGGCAATCCGCTCCCCGAGCCGAATTCCGGCTGGATCGATTTCGCGATCTTCACCAAGCCCGGGCCGGACGGATCGGGGCACATAGAGCTGTTTGCCAATGGTAAGCCGATCATAACGGTCAAGGGCCATATCGGCCACGCCGACAAGGGCCTGGGAGAGAACCAATATTTCAAGTTCGGTCCCTATCGCGCGGCCGACACGACTGACTGGACGCTCTATTACGACGACTTCCGCCGTTCATCGCGCTGTGCCGATGTTCTGACGGACGGCGTTTGTCCCTTTCCGTGA
- a CDS encoding ABC transporter ATP-binding protein, which yields MTSAADLLRVEGLRITFSVLGGQVEAVRGANFRILPGKVTALVGESGSGKSAISQAVMGILPSVAKVSGRVLFNDTAAGEKSVDLLSLETDGGEIQEIRGARISKIFQEPMTSLSPLHTIGNQISEVLQIHTDADKAERRARTEELLGDVGFANPKRAYDMYPFELSGGMRQRAMIAMALICRPALLIADEPTTALDVTVQAQILQLLRELQSKLNMAMLLITHDLGVVANMADEVVVIYHGDIVEAGPVDAIFRNPQHPYLKGLMAAVPHFDMKPGERLKALREVPVKAGTLLGRQGATKATGPDVLVSVRNLCKTYSTRASGWFGSGSASRHRAVDDVSFDVRRGECLGLVGESGCGKTTVSKILMRAVTPDQGSVTFDDGEGAVDVLKLDGAELKALRAKIQMVFQDPVSSLSPRMTVKNILSEPLEIHGRGNTKSRVETVRSLLQAVGLDQRFINRYPHSFSGGQRQRIGIARALALVPQLLICDEPVSALDVSVQAQILNLLKDLQKELGLTMLFISHNLAVVDYMAERIAVMCAGRIVELAPREVLMRNPVHPYTKSLLAAVPYPDLDRKLDFDSLQASGGSDQRQWGAQFSDGGEENALFPADLGGGHYVLARKTADARELRP from the coding sequence ATGACTTCAGCAGCGGACCTATTAAGGGTTGAGGGTCTGCGGATCACATTCTCCGTGCTTGGCGGCCAAGTGGAGGCCGTCCGGGGAGCGAACTTCAGGATTTTACCGGGTAAGGTGACGGCACTCGTCGGCGAATCCGGGTCGGGCAAGTCGGCGATCAGCCAGGCGGTGATGGGCATCCTGCCGAGCGTCGCGAAGGTGAGTGGCCGGGTCCTGTTCAACGACACGGCGGCCGGAGAAAAATCGGTCGATCTGCTCTCGCTCGAAACCGACGGGGGCGAGATCCAGGAAATCCGCGGTGCGCGGATCAGCAAGATCTTTCAGGAGCCCATGACTTCACTGTCGCCGCTCCACACGATCGGCAACCAGATTTCCGAAGTGCTGCAGATCCATACGGACGCGGACAAGGCGGAGCGCAGGGCACGAACCGAGGAGCTTCTGGGCGATGTCGGCTTTGCCAATCCGAAGCGGGCCTATGACATGTACCCCTTCGAGCTTTCCGGCGGCATGCGGCAGCGGGCGATGATCGCCATGGCGCTGATCTGCCGTCCGGCGCTGCTGATCGCCGACGAGCCGACGACAGCGCTCGACGTGACGGTGCAGGCGCAAATTCTGCAGTTGCTGCGCGAGCTTCAGTCCAAGCTCAACATGGCCATGCTGCTGATCACGCATGACCTTGGCGTCGTCGCCAACATGGCCGATGAGGTCGTCGTCATCTATCACGGCGATATCGTCGAGGCGGGGCCGGTCGACGCGATCTTCCGCAATCCGCAGCATCCCTATCTCAAAGGGCTGATGGCGGCCGTGCCGCATTTCGACATGAAGCCGGGCGAAAGGCTGAAGGCGCTTCGCGAAGTGCCGGTCAAGGCTGGGACGCTTCTCGGACGCCAGGGAGCCACGAAAGCCACCGGACCGGACGTCCTCGTCTCGGTTCGTAATCTGTGCAAGACGTACTCGACGCGTGCATCGGGTTGGTTCGGCAGCGGCAGCGCGTCGCGTCATCGTGCCGTTGACGATGTCAGCTTCGACGTCCGCCGCGGCGAATGCCTGGGGCTGGTCGGCGAGAGCGGCTGTGGCAAAACGACCGTCAGCAAGATCCTGATGCGCGCGGTGACGCCGGATCAGGGTTCGGTCACCTTCGACGACGGGGAGGGCGCCGTCGACGTCCTGAAGCTCGATGGCGCCGAACTCAAGGCGCTCCGCGCCAAGATCCAGATGGTCTTCCAGGATCCGGTCTCGTCGCTTTCGCCGCGCATGACGGTGAAGAACATTCTCAGCGAGCCGCTCGAGATCCACGGGCGGGGCAACACGAAATCGCGAGTCGAAACCGTCCGTTCCCTGTTGCAGGCGGTCGGCCTCGACCAGCGCTTCATCAATCGCTATCCGCACAGCTTCTCCGGCGGTCAGAGGCAGCGCATCGGGATCGCTCGGGCGCTCGCGCTCGTTCCGCAGCTCTTGATCTGCGACGAGCCCGTTTCGGCTCTCGACGTCTCCGTCCAGGCCCAGATCCTCAACCTTCTCAAGGATCTCCAGAAAGAACTCGGCCTGACGATGCTGTTCATCTCGCACAATCTCGCGGTGGTTGACTACATGGCCGAACGGATCGCCGTCATGTGCGCGGGGCGGATCGTCGAGCTCGCACCGCGCGAGGTGCTGATGCGCAATCCGGTTCATCCCTATACGAAATCGCTGCTGGCAGCCGTGCCCTATCCCGATCTGGATCGGAAGCTCGACTTCGACTCGCTCCAGGCGAGCGGGGGCTCGGACCAGCGTCAATGGGGAGCGCAATTCTCGGACGGCGGCGAGGAGAACGCTCTCTTTCCGGCTGATCTTGGCGGGGGCCATTATGTGCTCGCCAGGAAAACGGCAGATGCAAGGGAGTTACGACCGTGA